cggggttttctgtttcgattcCTGCGCGAGTGTTACGTCTCGCCCTGGTTCGACTTGAACTTTCTTAGACCGGGCGTGTTCGTGTACGGAATTAATGCTTGACGCGTCAGTTGTTTCGCTGcaggtgtaatcggtctcgatcttttcttcgacGGTTTGTCtcaactctgttcgaagcttttcaaactgatctttgtttttaagttctattttattAATCCGCTGATCATACTTTTTCAGTGCaacctttgcgaccttgctttgaattgcttgttcttccgaaatttgtattactgttcgagtggcttttttcgtaaaacgttccacctttttgtcaaagtttacgatgtccaattggaccttgtccacgtTAGTGCGTAATTTctgctgaccttgtgttagtacctgaattctttctctagattctttaACGTCTTTGTTTATTtgagtgatctgactatcaattctggcgatcccttcttccatctggattttgacttgttggatctgtgtcttaatctcttgtctcaagttctgattatcctgttggatctgtgtcttaatagcctgattatcctgtttcaattcctgatactgttttgtcatttgtgtaaaaatattattaatatccTGATTATGTTTCGTCATACTAGCGTTTATTTTctgtaacatctccatgatcgcgtcctgtcctgtaacactaccttctgctgaactatgtattctcgatctattgttttctactcgatcagttacgtcgtttactgggctatgctgtggcgtttctaagtttgataactgcaataacACGTGCTGactgtgttgaggactagttgcgtttgtcattgaaccattacgtggcgcaaacaactccgcatCTGCCCTCTCTGTTTTGTATGTCctttgtttgcaggtacagttgcgtctgttacggaaccttttcgtggcgctcgtaactccgcaaaattctgtgtctgcTGTTGGGTCATATTTAGAATGTGTTcgataggttcgacgtattctaaatgttttCCCTCTTCCTCACAGTCTGcttctctttgaacgttagctaactgccggttcattaaccgtattgacgcgtattctgtccctgaatatgcgACAGACAAACGCGTTTCCTGTGATCGTTTCCcttctaatctttgccatttcctacGTGGGCTATCTATTTCTggatcagaatgtgccctacctggaatttcatattctggaaattcgatgttctcatcccttcgattcccatttgtctgatctgtctcaattttatcccagtctaactgagcgtgctgattctgcagctccccgactgtcctattctctgattcaccgtctgtcctatttTCAGGTTCACCTTCTCTCCTGTTCTCAataagctcgtttacttgctgtctatctggttgattctcccccatcttgtctacttgctgtctctcacataaccttttggcttgtgctctcgttaacatggaaattctttcaacacaccacaatcctatctacaaaactgtacgaccacttaccagttggttgaaccaacaacaacaaccacatcgtGACTTCTCAGCTAAtgtttgctctgctacagtctccaatctctacctgtgcgcttgcaaagggagaaaaatgttatttcttaattctaatcAATGTGCTGCTGCGTCACACTGCGTCTCTGCATCACTCTGCGTCCgtgcctatcacctgaaaattctatgccctaacagctacacaagattagcaaaaaaaaaaaaaaaaaaaaaatatttgcaaaattttccaacacaataacacacgcccttttccctacaattctgctttcttcactacctgtatctattctgatcgcaatctttgcaaatagctatttaatacatgaaGGAAAGTTCTTCAAAGTGCTGCTACTGCAACGTGCCATACCTAAGTATCCTGACACTTTACCATCATGGTagcttacctattttacctatcctgtcaatttacctattttacctatcctggcagtTTACCTATTTTATCTATCCTGGCTGCGTCGCCATTTTCTGAGTGcatgtggggttgatctgttattatgttattctgcgcaacagattaatgtgagatgtaccctttaccctgtggctcctgcaagatgcaatttacacccttacactactacagaagtcagacagatgctcctaactttcttctaaagagaaatgtctgaagaactttcagcaataaatatcttctggagtcgtccgctgtaaggaaatgacacaaaaattcacaaaatttcttacgtaactagtgggatacttgggtactggagtagtgctggttagtgtaagaaaaaaatcTAACtagcgaaagttattatttattttgcaaaaattctgagaaatcacaatggcacttttagttatgaattgaataaattatatcctggttcttttcggaatgtgaagtttcctttcaaggacaggattcgctaacgaaatttctatacaaagtttaaaatgcttgttgccttggcagaatggctgagaggcgtgcctactcaatttgaataattatcctctagaatgttgttaggtacggtggaggctgtcgcgtgagaaatgcagTGAAgtatactgttgtggaggaaatatggggctcacaatagctttagtgcacaatactgtaagctgcgaggccggccgcggtggtctcgcggttctaggcgcgcagtccggaaccgtgcgactgctacggtcgcaggttcgaatcctgcctcgggcatggatgtgtgtgatgtccttaggttagttaggtttaattagttctaagttctaggggactgatgaccacagcagttgagtcccatagtgctcagagccatttttttttgtaagctgcgatgactgctgtctgcgccgctcgttgctgacaaataaggtaactctcgttctatctggattgaccttcgccaatcaaactctccctatgccttgatgaagtcaaggattcctattcgcccctagtctaactattggcgtggtacaccggtcagataaccagtccaccgtgatgccactcaaaattcgctcgcaggcgtttagctataactctgtccgttcataccgcacaataagtgtgtcagccaacacagtgaacatcacttaatcgcaaggactcaatatagagtatccgATTCGCTCtctacagaggtgctctcccagtgaagtactgaggagagacttgttcctctatCTTTCGTGTACACGTACGAGCATGcacgctctcgttacatgttctcgctccaagGGCGACAACGGAACGGTGCTTCACCACACCAGACGTGAAGCgtttatctttcggtctcttccattattccttcatctGAAGGCGTCAGAATATCGTCCGCCAAtcggcattgctcttctaaaacgggagaatgacgtttcatttaagacGACCAATCCGAAAATTTGTCGCTTAgatgtttggcgtttgctgtctccctgtgaaaatctctgaaactgcgtgctatgtgtaaagaatgcgtaggctggccgcttccACACAATCTAGCGGAATTTGCTTTaaagccgaacacggggttgttcccccctttcactcggACACACACTGTCTGCTACCgacggtcaccggccgacatgggctgggtcgtcctctgaagggcctggcgtcccgCAGTGCagcctctctcccgaactaaaagcctctgtgaccgtcgtgtctggaatgtatgtgtgcacgccagcttcgagtatttcaaccatggtgcaCTCACTTGTCAATTGCGTATTGTGTACATGAATTCTTACAACacagactttatcttatcgagtttgggttcgaatgaagcatcttgatgtgcggaatatgactgtggaggcggaacatgtaagcaatgaaggagACCGCGACATCttacaacagaagaatgctgaagattagattggtagaccacataactaatgaggaggtattgtatagaaatgggtaggagtctgtggcacaacttaactagaagaagggatcggttggtagtacatgttctgaggcatcaaggaatcacaaatttagtattggagagcagcgtggagggtaaaaatcctacagggagaccaagagataaatacactaagtagatcagaaggatgtagggtactgtacgtactgggaaatgaagcagcttacacaggatggagtagcatggagagtcgtTTGATGCAgtcgtttgttgtggtcttcagtcctgagactcgttttatgcagcaggactgaagaccacaataacaacattatttttatgttgtaatttcatgtactgacacaatccatgaccttggagatttgctcctcaatttggtcctatgaaacttgacgtgtaaataaaggaAAAGTAAAATTTTGGAAGACTATTGGTGTTCCAGATATAGCACGCAACATCAAAACAACAGTGGAAAGCCAATTAAGAACTGTTCCTAtaacattgtttgacatagctcaaAATGGTGATTCTACATATAACTAATGTTACAGTAAACGTACTTCACATCCAATAAGCTTGTTATGCGTCATGGATCTAGATTATGGTGAGTTCATCATGACAAGTTTACACCTCAACTGTTCTCTTTAGTCACCCATATATCACTGTCCAAGAGCTGAACCCCGttcataactacactactggccattaaaattgctacaccaagaagaaatgcagatgataaaagggtattcattggacaaatatattatactagaactgacatgtgattacattttcacgcatattgggtgcatagatcctgagaaataagtacccagaacaaccacctctggccgtaacaacggccttgatatgcctgggcattcagtcaaacagagcttggatcacgtgtacaggtacagctgcccatgcagcttcaacacgataccacagttcaagagtagtgactggcgtatagtgacgagccagttgatcggccaccattgaccagacgttttcaattggtgagagatctggagaatgttcaaaATGGgtcccagcactatgggacttaactgttcaaagtgccatcaatgcgaacaagaggtgaccgagacgtgtaaccagtggaacCACATACCATCTCGTCAGGTgacacgccaatatggcgatgaggaatacacgcttccaatgtgcgttcaccgcgatgttgccaaacacggatgcgatcatcatgatgctgtaaacagagcctggattcatcagaaaaaatgacgttttgccattcgtgcacccaggttcgacgttgagtacaccatcgcagctgctcctgtctgtgacgcagcgttaagggtaaccgcagccgtggtcttcgagctgatagtccatgctgctgcaaacgtcgtcgaactgttcatgcagatggttgttgtcttttaaacgtctccatctgttgactcagggatcgagacttggctgcacgatccgttacagccgtgctgataagatgcctgtcatctcgactgctagtgatacgaggccgttgggatccagcacggcgttccggattaCGCTCCTGAactgaccgattccatattctgctaacagtcattggatctcgaccaacgcgagcagcaatgtcgctctacggtaaaccgcaattgcgataggctacaatccgacctttatcaaagtcggaaacgtgatggtacgcatttccccttcttacacgaggcctcacaacaacgtttcaccaggtaacgtcggtcaactgctgtttgtgtatgagaaatcggttggaaactttcctcatgtcagcacgtcgtagatgtcgccaccgacgccagccttgtgtgaacgctctaaaaagctaatcatttgcatatcacagcatcctctacctgtcggttaaatttcgcgtctgtagcttttcatcttcgtggtgtagcaattttaatgaccagaagtGTAATTATGCCACGTAACCTCTGTAGCAATTAATTTGCAGCTTAATTACAGGCGCTACAACAAAATGAAAGCCACAATATGCATTTCTtctctgacgaccaacatatatgaAGAAATTGCAACCACATAGAGTGAAGAAGACTCGTAAGGTTCATAGTTACAAATTATCTCGTGTTGTCAAATCAACTGCAGAAACAATTGTCAATAAATGTTCTGCCTCTTTCTATAACAAGTCTGTGAAACATTTTCAGCTAACCAGAATGAGACGTGCTAGAGCTTATAGCTATAGCGTACACAGTTTATATGATTCGACAACTGCAGATGACTCAGTTACTCGCTGACGTGAGCGCATGTGGGTAGGCCAGTGCCTTGCACTGCAGTCAGCACTCTCACAATCCTTCCAACACTCACGACTGACTGGCCAATCGCAAGACGTGGCTCTGGGTAACACCCCGCGGCCGCTGGCCCTTTTTGCATGCTCTGACGTCATCGCTGTTAATTTACGCCACTGTCACTCACTCATGAATACCGCATGGGGCGTAGGTGTGTCGCATGTCATGGCTGCTCAGAGGTAGCGGGCATGGATGAATGGTCGGGGCTCCTCGGAGGTAGCGGGTGTCGATGAATGGTCAGTGCTGCTCGGAGGTAGCGGGTGTGGATGAATGGTCGGGGCTGATCGGAGGTAGCAGGTGTCAATGATTGGTCGGGGCAGCTCAGAGGTAGTGGGTGTCGATGAATGGTCGGGGCTGCTTGGAGGTAGCGGGTGTCGATGAATAGTCAGGGCTGCTCGGAGGTAGTGGGTGTCGATGAATGGTCGTGGCTGCTCAGAGGTAGTGGGTGTTGATGAATGGTCAGGGCTGCTCGGAGGTAGCGGGTGTGGATGAATGGTCGGGGCTGCTCGGAGGTAGTGGGTGTCGATGAATGGTCGTGGCTGCTCGGAGGTAGTGGGGGTTGATGAATGGTCAGGGATGCTCGGAGGTAGCGGGTGTGGATGAATGGTTGGGGCTGATCGGAGGTAGCAGGTGTCAATGATTGGTCGGGGCAGCTCAGAGGTAGCGGGTATCGATGAATGGTCGGGGCTGCTTGGAGGTAGCGGGTGTCGATGAATAGTCAGGGCTGCTCGGAGGTAGTGGGTGTCGATGAATGGTCGTGGCTGCTCGGAGGTAGTGGGTGTTGATGAATGGTCAGGGCTGCTCGGAGGTAGCGGGTGTGGATGAATGGTCGGGGCTGATCGGAGGTAGCAGGTGTCAATGATTGGTCAGGGCAGCTCAGAGGTAGCGGGTGTCGATGAATGGTCGGGGCTGCTTGGAGGTAGCGGGTGTCGATGAATAGTCAGGGCTGCTCGGAGGTAGTGGGTGTCGATGAATGGTCGTGGCTGCTCATAGGTAGTGGGTGTTGATGAATGGTCAGGGCTGCTCGGAGGTAGCGGGTGTGGATGAATGGTCGGGGCTGCTCGGAGGTAGCGGGTGTCGATGAATGGTCGTGGCTGCTCGGAGGTAGTGGGGGTTGATGAATGGTCAGGGATGCTCGGAGGTAGCGGGTGTGGATGAATGGTCGGGGCTGATTGGAGGTAGCAGGTGTCAATGATTGGTCGGGGCAGCTCAGAGGTAGCGGGTATCGATGAATGGTCGGGGCTGCTTGGAGGTAGCGGGTGTCGATGAATAGTCAGGGCTGCTCGGAGGTAGTGGGTGTCGATGAATGGTCGTGGCTGCTCGGAGGTAGTGGGTGTTGATGAATGGTCAGGGCTGCTCGGAGGTAGCGGGTGTGGATGAATGGTCGGGGCTGCTCGGAGGTAGCGGGTGTTGATGAATGGTCGTGGCTGCTCGGAGGTAGTGGGGGTTGATGAATGGTCAGGGCTGCTCGGAGGTAGCGGGTGTGGATGAATGGTCGGGGCTGATCGGAGGTAGCAGGTGTCAATGATTGGTCGGGGCAGCTCAGAGGTAGCGGGTGTCGATGAATGGTCGGGGCTGCTTGGAGGTAGCGGGTGTCGATGAATAGTCAGGGCTGCTTGGAGGTAGCGGGTGTCGATGAATGGTCGTGGCTGCTCGGAGGTAGTGAAGGTTGATGAATGGTCAGGACTGCTCGGAGGTAGCGGGTGTGGATGAATGGTCGGGGCTGCTCGTAGGTAGCGGGTGTGGATGAATGGTCGGGGCTGCTTGGAGGTAGCGGGTGTCGATGAATGGTCGGGGCTGCTCGGAGGTAGCAGGTGTGGATGAATGGTCGGGGCTGCTTGGAGGTAGCGGGTGTCGATGAATGGTCGGGGCTGCTCGGAGGTAGCAGGTGTCAATGAATGGTCGGGGCTGCTTGGAGGTAGCGGGTGTCGATGAATGGTCGGGGCTGCTCGGAGGTAGCAGGTGTGGATGAATGGTCGGGGCTGCTTGGAGGTAGCGGGTGTCGATGAATGGTCGGGGCTGCTCGGAGGTAGCAGGTGTCAATGAATGGTCGGGGCTGCTCGGAGGTAGCGGGTGTCGATGAATGGTCAGGGCTGCTCTGAACAGGTAGCACTCCTAAGAGCCGGCGCCCTTCAGCAGCCGCCGTAAGCAGCCTTGTCGTCCCTTATCCCGCATGAGCCTTTCACAACACATACATAGACATCAGGACACAAGCTTAACATGACTTCCTTATGCAAACTCCTGAGTTTTAGTACATACTGAATATTAAAAGTCGTAGCCACTTATCACTGAAGTTTGCAGTGATAACAAAAACATAAACTCAGAAAAGAATCCTAAGCTAGTTTACACGAATGAAAATTAATGACCTCCTGTTAAATGACTTTACAAAACGGGAGGAAACTTAATACTATTAatatagaaatattgtaacacaagATTACCTTAGCTACCTCATTAAATGAATTTACACATGATTGAAGTTTCAAGAAggaatatacactatgtggtcaaaagtatccggacacccccaaaaacttacgtttttcatattagccgtattgtgctaccacctactaccaggtattccacatcagcgacctcagtagtcattagacatcatgagagagcagaattttCACGGaaatcacagacttcgaacgtgatcaggtgtttgggtgtcacttgtgtcatacgtctgtacgcgagaattccacactcctaaatgtccctaggtccactgtttctgatgtaatagtgaagtggaaacgtgaagggacacgtgcagcacaaaagcgtacagactgacctcatctgttgactgtcagTGACCGCCGACAGCttcagatggtcgtaatgtgtaataggcagcaaTCTAtctagatcatcacacaggaattgcaaactgcgtcaggatacactgcaagtactgtgacattt
This region of Schistocerca gregaria isolate iqSchGreg1 chromosome 7, iqSchGreg1.2, whole genome shotgun sequence genomic DNA includes:
- the LOC126282314 gene encoding cell surface glycoprotein 1-like; protein product: MLTTKESADLNMGESVLCCNKKEDQMTGSPDHSSTPATSKQPRPFIHTCYLRAAPTIHRHPLPPSSPDHSLTPATSEQPRPFIDTRYLQAAPTIHPHLLPPSSPDHSSTPATSKQPRPFIHTRYLRAAPTIHPHPLPPSSPDHSSTFTTSEQPRPFIDTRYLQAALTIHRHPLPPSSPDHSSTPATSELPRPIIDTCYLRSAPTIHPHPLPPSSPDHSSTPTTSEQPRPFINTRYLRAAPTIHPHPLPPSSPDHSSTPTTSEQPRPFIDTHYLRAALTIHRHPLPPSSPDHSSIPATSELPRPIIDTCYLQSAPTIHPHPLPPSIPDHSSTPTTSEQPRPFIDTRYLRAAPTIHPHPLPPSSPDHSSTPTTYEQPRPFIDTHYLRAALTIHRHPLPPSSPDHSSTPATSELP